The following DNA comes from Amycolatopsis albispora.
GCCGAGGCCAAGGAGTCCGTGGCCGGGTTCGCGCTGGTCGAGGTCCGCAGCGAGGAGGAGGTCGTCGAGATCGCCCGGCGCTTCGTCAAGATGGTCGGCAACAGCCGCAGCGTGATCCAGCGCGTGTTCACCTGATGCCCCGCTGATGGACGCCCACCGCTCGATCGACGCGGTCTGGAAGCTGGAGTCGGCCCGGATCATCGCCGGGCTGACCCGGCTGGTCCACGACGTCGGCCTCGCCGAGGAACTGGCGCAGGACGCGCTCGTGGCCGCGCTCGAGCAGTGGCTCGAATCGGGCGTACCGGACAATCCGGGTGCCTGGCTGATGGCCGTGGCCAAGCGGCGGGCGATCGACCACCTCCGGCGGTCGCGGCGGCTCGAAGACCTCGACGAGAGCGAAGTAGCCGCCGCGCCCGAGGAGCCCGAGCAGGACGACGTGCTCCGGCTGATGTTCCTGTCCTGCCACCCGGTCCTGCCCGCCCCGGCCAGGGTGGCCCTGACCCTGCGCCTGCTCGGCGGCCTGACCACCGCCGAGATCGCCAGGGCCTTCCTGCTCACCGAACCGAAGATCGCCCAGCGCGTGGCCGCCGCGAAACGCACCCTGGCCGAGGAACGCGTGCCGTTCGAACTGCCCGGCCGCGCCGAACTCGCCGGGCGCCTGTCGTCCGTGCTCGAAGTGATCTACCTGATCTTCAACGAGGGTTACTCCGCCACCTCGGGCGACGACCTGATGCGGCCGGGCCTGACCCTGGAGGCGCTGCGGCTGGGCCGCCTGCTCGCGCGGCTCGCGCCCGGCGAGGCCGAGGTCCACGGCCTGGTCGCGCTGATGGAGATCCAGCAGTCCCGTGCCGCCGCGCGCACCGGCCCCAGCGGTGAACCCATCCGGCTGCACGAGCAGAACCGCGGCCGCTGGGACCGCCTGCTCATCCGCCGCGGCTTCACCGCGATGCTGCGTGCCCGCGAAGCCGGCGGCAAACCCGGCCCGTACGTGCTCCAAGCCGCGATCGCGGTGTGTCACGCGCAGGCCCGCACCGCCGAGGACACCGACTGGGCGCAGATCGCCACCCTCTACGACGCGCTCGTCCGGCTCCTGCCCACTCCGGTCGTGCAGCTCAACCGCGCCGTCGCCTACGGCAGGGCGCACGGCCCGGCGACCGGCCTGGCGATGGCCGACGCGCTGCTGTCCGACCCGGCCCTGCAGGACTACCACCTGCTGCCCGGCGTCCGCGCCGACCTGCTCACCGAACTCGGCCGCACCGCCGAAGCCCGCGTCGAGTTCCAGCGCGCCGCCGCGCTCACGCAGAACACCGCCGAACGTGCCTTCCTGCTGCGCCGGGCCGACGCCCTGCCCGCCGAGGACCACGCCGTCCGCACCCTCGCCGACGCCGCCGACGAATTCCTCACCCGCGACACCCTCGACCCGCAGACCGCCCGGTCCTACGGCCAGACCCTGCGACGCCTGCGCGCCGCCCTCGGCGACACGCGCCCGCTCGCCTCACTGACCGCCGACGAAGTCACCCGCGTGTGCACCACAGCCTGGGGACACGCGGCGGCCAAAACCTGGAACCGGCACCGCTCGGCGTTGCGCTCGTTCGCCGCCTGGGCCGAAATGGACGATCTCGCCGCCGGACTGGAACGCCGCGCCGAATCCACCACGCGCACCCCGTCGATCGCACCGGCCCGCCTCGACGCGCTGTGGTCGAGCGACCTCCCGCTGCGCGAACACACCCTGTGGCGGATGCTGCACGAATCCGCGGCCGCCGCGCGGACCGTGCTCTCGCTCAACGTCGAGCACCTCGACCTCGACGACCGCAGCGCCCAGATCGACGGCACCCTGGTCACCTGGCGCTCCGGCACCGCCCGCCTGCTCCCCCGGCTGCTCGACGGCCGCACCCACGGCCCGCTGTTCCTCGCCGACCGCCGCCCCGGCCCCGCCCGCACGCCGGCTCCGGCCGACCTGTGCCCGGAAACCGGCCGCCGCAGGCTGTCCTACGAACGCGCCGAACACCTGTTCAAGCAGGCGACCCGGGCACTGGACCCGGCGGGCAACGGCTACACCCTGCGCCAGCTCAAACCAGCGGGTCAGACGCTCAGCCAGCAGTAGAGGCGATGGCCCGCCTGGTCGGCCCGGCGGGCGAGAGCCGCGAAATCACGAAGGAAATCGGCCAGTGCCACGGGGTCGCCCTGACCCCAGAACTCCTCGGTCTCGCTCCACGGCACGGCGACCTCGGCCAGCCGCTCGTCCGGCGCGGCCGCGAGGGCGGCCGCCAACGAGTCCGTGACGGTCAGGACGAGGCGTTCACCGCCGCCGCGGGACGCCAGATCGCGACCGCTGCGGGGATCCGCGACGATGTCGGCGTAGGCACGACCGGTCAGCTGCGCTTCCAACGTGCCGAGCTGGACCACCGGATCGACGCCCTTCACCGGCAACGTGTCGAAGACCGGAGCCGGCGAGCCAGGGCCGCCGTCACGATCGATCGTGGCTGCGGCGGCCTCATCGGACGGGGCCGCGAAGTAGTCGAAAAGCACACCCATCCGGCCATCGTGCCAGGACCCGCCGAGTCAGCGGCGGCCGCCACGCGCGTCGTAGGCGGCCCTCGCGCGTTCGACCTCGGGCAGGTGCACCGACCACTCCGACAGCGCGGCGAACAACGGCGCCAGGCTGCGGCCCAGCTCGCTGATCTCGTACTCCACCCTCGGCGGCACCTCCGGGTGGTAGGTGCGCACCACCAGCCCGTCGCGCTCGAGCTGGCGCAGCCGCTGGGTGAGCACCTTGGGCGTGATCGTGCTGATGCGCCGCTCCAGCTCGACGAACCGCTGCCTGCCGAACTCGTGCAGTGCCCACAGGATCGGCGTGGTCCAGCGGCTGAACACCACGTCGACCACCGGCGCGATCGGGCAGGCCTGCTCCGGCGTGGTGGTGCTCTCGATCACAAATCCGCCCTCCACCCAATACTTTCCTCTAGGTACCTACTATATCCACGCCGGTAGCTTCCTCGTGCCTAGCCGAACGAAGGAGCTGACCATGATCGTGGTGACCGGAGCGACCGGCAACGTGGGGCGCCCGCTGGTGCGGGCGCTGGCCGACGCGGGCGAGCAGGTGGTCGCGGTGTCACGCGGCAGAACGGCCACGGACGCACCACCAGGAGTGCGCACCCGCCAGGCCGACGTCCTGCGACCGGAGACCCTGCGGCCCGCGCTCGACGGCGCCTCCGCGTTGTTCCTCCTGACCCCCGGCGGCGTCGAACTGCCCGAGGTCGCCGCGCTGGCGCGGGACGCCGGGATCCGGCGCGTCGTGCTGCTGTCTTCGCTGGGGGTAGCCACCGGACGGCACTCCCCCGCCACCGAAACCGCCGTCACCGGCACGAGTCCGGAATGGACGGTCCTGCGCCCGGGAGGCTTCCACAGCAACACCTTCGCCTGGGCCGAGGGCGTGCGCAGCCAGCGGGCGGTCGCCGCGCCCTTCGCCGAGGTCGCCCTGCCCACCGTCGACCCGGGCGACATCGCCGAGGTCGCCGCCGCGGCGCTCACCCGGCCGGGCCACCACGGCCGGACCTACCTGCTCACCGGCCCGGCACCGATCACGCCCCGGCAGCAGGCCGCCGCCATCGCGCACGCACTCGGCGAACCGGTGCGCTTCCACGAGCAGACCCGCGCCGAAGCCCGCGAACAGCTGCTCGGGTTCATGCCCGAACCCGTCGCCGAGGCCACTTTGGACATTCTCGGCCACCCGCTGCCCGCCGAGCGCGAGGTCAGCCCGGACATCGAACGCGTGCTCGGCAGGCCACCACGCGACTTCGCCGGCTGGGCCGCGCGGAACGTGGTGGCGTTCAAATGAGCGAGATCCTGTTCCACCGCGAAACCGGCACCGGCGCCCCGATCGTGTTCCTCCACGGCAACCCCACGTCGTCCCACCTGTGGCGGCACGTGCTGCCCGCGGTCGGCGGCCCGGGGCGGCGGCTGGCCCCCGACCTGATCGGCATGGGCGAATCCGGCAAGCCGCCCATCGACTACAGCTTCGACGACCACGCCCGCCACCTCGACGCCTGGTTCGACGCACTGCACCTCGACGAGGTGGTGCTCGTCGGCCACGACTGGGGTGGCGCGCTGGCCTTCGACTGGGCCGCCCGCCACCCAGGGCGGGTGCGCGGCATCGCCTTCACCGAGACCATCGTCAAGCCGATGACCTGGGCCGAATTCCCCGAAGCCGGCCGCGAACTGTTCCGCACCATCAAGGCCCCGGGCGCGGGCGAGGAACTGATGCTCGACCGGAACCTGTTCATCGAAAGCCTGTCCGGCCTCGCCGAAGCCGATTTCGACGCCTACCGCAGGCCGTACCCGACCCGCGAATCCCGTTTGCCGCTGCTGCACTGGGCCCGGATGATGCCGCTGGACGGCGAGCCTGCCGACGTCGTCGCCCGGGTCGAGCGGTACGACGAGTGGCTCGCGACCACCCCGGAGGTGCCGAAGCTGCTGCTGACCTTCCAGCCCGGCTACGGCACCATGCTCACCCCGGAGCTGATCGCCTGGTGCGCCGAGCACATCGCCGGGCTCGACATCGTCGCGCACGACCTCGTCGCCGGGCACCACACCCCGGAGGACCAGCCGGAGGCGGTCGCCGCCACCATCACGGCCTGGCTGGACAAGCACCAGCTCAGGTGAGGAAGGACCGGCCCAGCGGCGTGAGCGCGTAGTGCACCGTGCGGCCGGTGCGCTCGCGCTCGACCAGCCCGTTCTCCAGCAGGACCCGCAGGTGGTGCGACACCGCGCTCGGCGTCACCCCGAGCGCGGCCGCCAGGTCCGTGGTGGTCGCGGGCGTGTGCAAGGCGGCCAGCAGCCCGGCACGCGCCCGCCCCAGCAGGCGGACCGCACCAGGGCCCGGCGGGGTCTCGGCCATGCCCAGCACACCGAGGCCCCGCGCCGGGTACCGGATCGTGGTCCGCGTGGCCGTGTTCCGCTTGACCAGCACGTTCGACGGCCCCAGCGCCAGCGGCATGAGCACCAGGCCGCCGGGCGCGAGGCGCACCTGCCCGGTCCCGGTGACGATCAACCGGCCACCCGAGAACCGCAGGCCGCGGTGCAACCCTGCCCTGCACCTCGACGCCACCGGCTACGTCCTGCTGCTCACCGCCGCCGCGATTGGCGGCGTGCTCACCGCGATCGGACTCAGTCTGGACGCAACAAAGCACCAGGCGCTCGGCTGGGGACTGATGCCACTGGGCGCGCTGGCGGGCGGGTGCTCGCCCTGCCCGCGCTCAGGCGTCAGGACACGTGACGCAACCGCCGGAAGCAGAACCAGCCCAGCAGCCCCGAGCCCACCAGGAACAACGCGGTTTCCAGCCACTGCAACGGCCAGAACCGCGCCGCCGGCTGGTAGCGCAGCCGCTGCTGGTAGCCGAGTTCGGACAGCTGCGCGAAGCACGCGTGACTGCGTTCGAAATCGGGCAGCGCACCCGGGCGCGGCGCCGACGGCACGCAACCCCGCACCAGCTCCGGCAGCGAACCGACCACGCCGCCCCGCGCGTCCACGGTCTCCTCGGACACCACCCACGCCCCAGCCGGGCGCACCACCCGCAGCGCGATGGGGCCGTCGTGCTCGTCGACCCGCACCCCTTCGATGTTCTCCGCGCTCAGCGCCACGGCCTGCTCGGTCACCGGCAGCAGGTGCGGGCGCACCACCAGCGGCACCACCACCTGCACGGCCGCGAAAACCACCAAGGTCACCGCCATCGCCGCCACCGTCCGGCGCAGCACCAACCCCGCCGCGACGCCCAGCACGAACGCGAAAACGGCATAACCCACCGGCGTGATCCCGCGCGCGGCGAACATCGCCACGTCGATGCGCGCCACGACGGTGCTGTCCGGCGCCCCGGCCATGGCATCGACCGGCGCCGCCCACCAGCTGACCACCGCGCTGAGCAACCCCGCCGCCAGCGCCGCCGCCACCGCGCCCAGCCCCAGCTTGACCGCCAGCCACCGCCCCCGCGTCACGCCCTGGTTCCACACCAGCTTGTGCGTGCCCGCCTCCAGTTCCCGCGTGATCAGCGGAACGCCCCAGAACGCGCCGATCGCCGCGGGCAGCAGGTAGAGCGCGAACTGCCCGCCCCGGTAGAGCAGTTCGTCGTCGTTGCGGCCCGCGAACAGCAACACCGCCGCGATCGCCGCGAGCGCGACGTACAGCAGCGCCAGCGGCAGGCGGAACTGGCGCCAGGCCAGCCAGGTCATCGCACCACCCGCAACACCGGTCGGGCGGGCGCGCCCAGGTACGCCAGCACCAGATCCTCCAGGCCCGGCTTCCCGACCGTCCACACCGGATCGAGCACCGGCGCTTCGGTCCGCACCAGCACCGTGGTCTGGCGCTCGGTGTGGCTGGCCGAGATGACCTCCTGATCCGCGGGCAGCGTGCCGACGTC
Coding sequences within:
- a CDS encoding sigma-70 family RNA polymerase sigma factor, which translates into the protein MDAHRSIDAVWKLESARIIAGLTRLVHDVGLAEELAQDALVAALEQWLESGVPDNPGAWLMAVAKRRAIDHLRRSRRLEDLDESEVAAAPEEPEQDDVLRLMFLSCHPVLPAPARVALTLRLLGGLTTAEIARAFLLTEPKIAQRVAAAKRTLAEERVPFELPGRAELAGRLSSVLEVIYLIFNEGYSATSGDDLMRPGLTLEALRLGRLLARLAPGEAEVHGLVALMEIQQSRAAARTGPSGEPIRLHEQNRGRWDRLLIRRGFTAMLRAREAGGKPGPYVLQAAIAVCHAQARTAEDTDWAQIATLYDALVRLLPTPVVQLNRAVAYGRAHGPATGLAMADALLSDPALQDYHLLPGVRADLLTELGRTAEARVEFQRAAALTQNTAERAFLLRRADALPAEDHAVRTLADAADEFLTRDTLDPQTARSYGQTLRRLRAALGDTRPLASLTADEVTRVCTTAWGHAAAKTWNRHRSALRSFAAWAEMDDLAAGLERRAESTTRTPSIAPARLDALWSSDLPLREHTLWRMLHESAAAARTVLSLNVEHLDLDDRSAQIDGTLVTWRSGTARLLPRLLDGRTHGPLFLADRRPGPARTPAPADLCPETGRRRLSYERAEHLFKQATRALDPAGNGYTLRQLKPAGQTLSQQ
- a CDS encoding winged helix-turn-helix transcriptional regulator produces the protein MIESTTTPEQACPIAPVVDVVFSRWTTPILWALHEFGRQRFVELERRISTITPKVLTQRLRQLERDGLVVRTYHPEVPPRVEYEISELGRSLAPLFAALSEWSVHLPEVERARAAYDARGGRR
- a CDS encoding NAD(P)H-binding protein, which codes for MIVVTGATGNVGRPLVRALADAGEQVVAVSRGRTATDAPPGVRTRQADVLRPETLRPALDGASALFLLTPGGVELPEVAALARDAGIRRVVLLSSLGVATGRHSPATETAVTGTSPEWTVLRPGGFHSNTFAWAEGVRSQRAVAAPFAEVALPTVDPGDIAEVAAAALTRPGHHGRTYLLTGPAPITPRQQAAAIAHALGEPVRFHEQTRAEAREQLLGFMPEPVAEATLDILGHPLPAEREVSPDIERVLGRPPRDFAGWAARNVVAFK
- a CDS encoding haloalkane dehalogenase yields the protein MSEILFHRETGTGAPIVFLHGNPTSSHLWRHVLPAVGGPGRRLAPDLIGMGESGKPPIDYSFDDHARHLDAWFDALHLDEVVLVGHDWGGALAFDWAARHPGRVRGIAFTETIVKPMTWAEFPEAGRELFRTIKAPGAGEELMLDRNLFIESLSGLAEADFDAYRRPYPTRESRLPLLHWARMMPLDGEPADVVARVERYDEWLATTPEVPKLLLTFQPGYGTMLTPELIAWCAEHIAGLDIVAHDLVAGHHTPEDQPEAVAATITAWLDKHQLR
- a CDS encoding ArsR/SmtB family transcription factor codes for the protein MHRGLRFSGGRLIVTGTGQVRLAPGGLVLMPLALGPSNVLVKRNTATRTTIRYPARGLGVLGMAETPPGPGAVRLLGRARAGLLAALHTPATTTDLAAALGVTPSAVSHHLRVLLENGLVERERTGRTVHYALTPLGRSFLT
- a CDS encoding ABC transporter permease subunit — encoded protein: MTWLAWRQFRLPLALLYVALAAIAAVLLFAGRNDDELLYRGGQFALYLLPAAIGAFWGVPLITRELEAGTHKLVWNQGVTRGRWLAVKLGLGAVAAALAAGLLSAVVSWWAAPVDAMAGAPDSTVVARIDVAMFAARGITPVGYAVFAFVLGVAAGLVLRRTVAAMAVTLVVFAAVQVVVPLVVRPHLLPVTEQAVALSAENIEGVRVDEHDGPIALRVVRPAGAWVVSEETVDARGGVVGSLPELVRGCVPSAPRPGALPDFERSHACFAQLSELGYQQRLRYQPAARFWPLQWLETALFLVGSGLLGWFCFRRLRHVS